A stretch of DNA from Oryza brachyantha chromosome 9, ObraRS2, whole genome shotgun sequence:
AACCGAAGACAATGGTGGAGCCCAAAGGGAGACAACGTGGTTGAGTTTGTCTGAAAGTGACATCTAAGTTCTGAATTTGCAATACCCATATCATCGTTACTAAGCTTGTCGTCTAGCGACACAGCAGCTCCGACTGCATGACTATCATGTCATCATTAACAAGACAAACGAAACCAACTACAACGTCCTACGGTAGATCTTAGCCTAAACTACTAAGCATTAAGACCTAAACCTAATAAGCACCATCACCcctaaaaaaaactgtaacGCGTTATCGTATAAGTACTACCATTTGAATCAAAATGGACAGCTATTTTCCAGCTGATGGAGTATTGAATCATTAGCATTAAACAAGACATGCCCTAGACGATTGaactcaaaaaataaaaagctgCATACAGCAAAATTAGCGACGTCCAGATTAGGCCAGAATTGATGGTCCTAATTCCTAAATATCTCCAACAGTATCAATATGTGCATCTGTCGGCAGAAATAGGCAAGGCTTGTTAATAAGTAGATAAGATGTCTTTTGCACATTTAATATACTACTGCATTATTAAACATGAAGATATGTTTGTCTTTAACAAATGAAAAGCGTCAGTTGTTATTCTATTGTGCATGTGAGTGAAGGAACGCAACAATTAAAACTCACGAGATTCAGAATAAACGCAAGCGATTAATCAGGATGAGAATCTGCAATAATTCCTTGCTTTGCCTACGATGTTACAGTTGACGAGATCACAATTACCACTTTAGCAGGTGCATCATTACTTGTTCTAGTGGTAATTTCCACTCCACATCAAATGAACGATTGAATTAActataggtaaaaaaattactcttaAAATATTAGATAAGAAAGTTTTAGGTGCTCAGGAAACATGTCCGGAATAATTTAAATTCGATAATAAGAAAAGAACGTGACCACATTGTTTACGAAACTCCACTTTTCTCAATCTAGTAAAACTTTTCAATATATCCTTCCaataaaagatataaatatttttagatatatatgtggtgggatattcatatatatatattagatagAAATTAATACTTGAATTTCGTAACGAAGAGTTTAAGAGATTTTAAATAGGCAGAAATGCTTAAAGACATTTTAATACACATTGCATTGAAATACCTCCTGGGTAATTGTTTTCTGAAACCAAGCGGGCAAAAATGCCAATTATATTAAGAAGAAGGTGCCTTATTTTAATGAGAGAATGAGGCCAAACCCAAGGCTAATTAGGGAAAAACTGAACTAAAACTAGAAAGATTTTTTACGATTCTTCAAAAAAGTATATCAAGATATCACACTTTTTAGTGTTACACTGTACCTTAAGATATCAAGAATTTATACTAAAGTTCTCGATAcatcgagatactttttaagaatgataaaaaaacataaaaatacaagTCTCACAAACTATAACAACCGTTGCAACAATGTCGAGCTGTACAATCAAACTTACAGCATCAGTCCGCTAACAACTAAATATCGACACAGCCCAACACGGCCGGGAGCGTCTTTCTCGAAATCGTCACAATGGCTTAGTTTCAGCTTCACCACGAACACATCATTGTTACCAACTTACCACTAATATAATGAACCGTCTCCGACTTTCCACGGTGGACATGAGCTGAAAAATACCAAAGCTCCGCTTCATAGCTAGGGCCTGGTAGCACTAACACGCCTTGTGGGTAGGGGTGGGAATAGGCGAAAGCTCGTGGTTTCTTTTACAACCCtatttagttcttaaaaattttttagttcaaaactctatataattttatttttaatccgtTTTAAAACCGGTCCTTAAATTTTCTAGGCAAAATGGTTaggcccattaccacccctactTGTGGGTAAATGTCGCCAGTGATATTTGCACGCGTATGCTGCGTTTCAGCGTTCTTTTGTGCGCAtatcccaaactgctaaaattttctataaaaaatacttttaaaaatcatattaatcattttttaaacttttatagataataattaattaatgatatatcAATCTACAGCTACTTTTTTCTCGCCGGGTACTGCCCAACGAAGAACATGACCGTAGTAGCCAGGATAGCTGGTACTCACtcctttataaaataaaccaatctttcaCATTTTAGCTATAATATTTGACgctttgtcttattaaaaaaattttacgattaatatttttgtttttattagatgataaatcatgaatactacctccgtttcacgatataagattttctagtcttgtctagatttatatgaatactaataaatatagacatatatataaattatatatattcatccatcAATAAATTTAGCTAAGACTAGAAAGCcctacaatataaaatagatgtagtagtattttacacgtgactatttttttaattttttaaaatttttaaataaagcatataATCAAACGCTGATTATTTTGTCGGAGCGAGTAGGTTTAAGCTGGACAACAGTGACATACTGACTGACACATGTGGAGAGAGTGGTGCCGGCTTCGGCTTCGGCTTCAGCCTTCAGCCGAGGTTACGGCGAGCTCCggtagatcgatcgatccatcgatgCTGCCGCAGTTGCCTTATTCTTCTTCCTGGCGCAGCTTGTCGGTTGTCACCACCCGGACcccggccggccgccaccaTGTGACGCCCTACTGTGCCCGCGCACGCTCGCTCGCTGGCATtcccttctcttcttcttcttcctcctgctcACTCCCACTCCACTCttgctcttcttcctcctgctAGCTCTTGGGTCGGCCGGCAATGGCGtctggtggtggtgaatcaATGTGCCGTGGGCGGTGGGTGGCGGTAATGGTCGTGCTTCTTCTGCTCTGCTtccacgtcgccgtcgtccgtgCGGCTGCTTCGCGAGCGGTGGTGTCGCGCAAGGCGAATCTGTCAGGGCGTAAGGGtggcttggcggcggcggagaagatGAAGCCGGGCAAGGATGGTGCCGGTGGTGTGGTGGACGCGACTGTGGTGAGAGcactgaagaagaagacggtggcggcggcggcagtgaaGGATCAGACCGGAGTGCTGAAACAGGGGAAGAAGCTCAGCTCGGGTGGTGCCATCACGAGCGAAATTGCCACGAGCAGGACTCCGGCGGCCGTGGCCGCCGTCAAAACCAAGCTTCCGAAGGTCAACAAGGTGGCTGCTGTGAAGCCCAAGATCACGTCCGCCGCGAAGCTCGCCAAGATTGGCACCGAGAAATTGACCGAAGAATCCCGCAAGGAggggcaggcggcggccgtgATGAAGGCGAGGaaatcgccggcggcggtggcgttgaCATTGGCGGAAGAGGACGGGGCCGAGGACCTGATCTCGGAGTTCCGGGAGCTGCCGGCGCGGCTGCAGGAGACGCTCGTGCCGGACCTGGCGCGGCTGTCGTCGACGTCCAGGGCGTACCTGTCGGCGGCGAACGCCGGCATCGCCGACGGGGTGCGGCCGCTGCTGGGCGGGCGGTGGGCGCCCGTGGCGGCGACcgtcgcgtcggcggcggtcctgctgctgccgctgtgcCTGCTCGCGGCGCTGGTGCGGCGCGTGGGCGCGTACCTcccgctcctccgccgcgcgctgcTGCTGGCGCAGGCCTACCTGGCCATCTACTTCGCGACGctcgcggtggcggcggcagccacGGGGCTGGAGCCGCTCCGGTTCTTCcacgcggcgtcgccggccgcgtaCGCGTGGACGCAGGCGGCGCAGTCGCTCGGGTACGTGGCCTACCTCGTGCTCCAGATGGTGGACCTGGTGGCCGCCTTCTCCTCccgcgagggcgcgggcggcgccggcgccggggaggaGGCGTCGTCCAGGGCGCTGTCGCTGGCGCAGATGTTGCTGGGCCTCGCCGTCGGGCTGCACTACTACGCCGCGGTGTTCCaccgcgccgctgccggcgaggCGCCACGAGCCACCTGGCGCGTCCACGCGGTGTACGCGGCGTGCTTCGTGGTGGTgtgcgcgtgcgcgcgcgccgagagaaggaagaaagcctacctcaccggcgccgccgaggcgtGGAAGAAGAGCTGACGACGAGTGACGTCGCCTGCACAATGCAAACGCactgtttgaaaaaaaaaagacatttgCAGTGTAAATTTCACtcctttttaatttctttggtttctttttggtgttttttctgGTGCAAAGAGGGAAAATAAGGTAAAAATAAGAGTGCAAATTGATGTAAAGTGTAAACAGTAGGAGTGAGGTTGACTGATGTAATTTGGTACTGAAATGTACTCGCTAAAGTCAAAACTTGTGATCTCCACGCAAAAATGAATAGCTTCTGCTTAGATTTGTGATTTCCATGTATTTGTATAATTTCATTCATTTCAATAATTCTAGAGCTAATCAGATACTTACAAAGAGAATATAAACaattcaaatagaaaaatggaCCGCTgagtgaaataaaaaaactcctgACATGTTTTGCATATGCTAAACAATTTAGAATACTTAGATTTTATAACAAATACAGTAGGTCTACGAGTACATTACACTGGTTGTCTGAAAGACTATTCTTCTCtcccttattttattttttttaatgtttgatgtcgttgatttttaaacatatatttggttattaatatttttaaaacatgtaattattacatattttactataatttaattaaatgtaCTTTGAATATGAcgtttatttttacatatcagtaaaattctttaaataacataaatagttaaacactTATCCAAAAGTGAATAACATCAAACTAAAgaatcggagggagtagttaatAAAATGCAAACATCACCATGCCGATTAGTTACAATTTACAGgactaaaaaaacatatatctcTCATGGGTCTgcctagtgatcaaatgtttgaaaacttTAATTCTATCGATTAAATCCGGTCACGATTAAATCCGGTCACTGCTGTTGGATATAATCTAAAGATGTGCACGCAAATCAAAAAGTCCGCACACACCCTTTCCTCACATGCATGTTTGACAGAAGAACacaaaatcaaacgtttgatcactagaaaaaaaaagtagagtcTGCccagtgatcaaatgtttgaaaacttTAATTCTGTCAATTAAGTTCGGTCACTATTGTTGGATATAATCTAAAGTCATGCACGCAAATCAAAAGGTCCATACACACCCTTCCCTCACACGCATGTTTAACAGAAGAACAcaaaatcaaacgtttaatcAATAGCAAAAATGATCTCTCATTAATTTCTGCATTGCTTCCCTTCAAAACTGCTTGTCTACCTTTATTCATCTTTATATCCGGAAACAAAAGAGAGATTCAGATACGTGAAAATTTAGTTAAGCAGAGGAAGATTGGTGCAATAGATGCGGTAGGAGAGATGCCCcctttcagaattcagagcgTGACAGCTAGCGACCGTTGCTGAGCACAGTTGGATCATGCACCGACACTCAACAAGCAGCCAAGGGTTTGGATAATGATAATTGGATACATTTCAAGGCCAGCAATGTGGTGCTGTTCGGCACATGAGAATTGCATCTACTACCTACCTTAATAGAgctgttttagaaaaaaatatttgacagattttatgtataattttgTTCGGTGCCAAGAATATTGGTCGAGTTAGTATAGTTGTGGATGGGTAGCTCCCCGTAGTTATAACACTTGGGCCGCTTCGCCAACATgggtaagttatcttacctccctcgtttttcgcacgcACGTTTTTCGAGCggttaaacattgtatttttttaataattttctataggaaagttgttttaaaaagtcatattaatatattttatatgtttttaataattaataattaattaatcatgtactaatctattacttcGTTTTTCATgtggggtaagttaacttacctcctcGCTTACTGAACATGGCCTTGGCTTGGTAAAGTGTgacaatgaaatataaatcctTTAAGTTAAGGATACAAAAGATATCTTTGAGGACACATATATCTATGTGGGAAGAAATATTATTAGATGTGGGAGCATATGTGGTGAGGCGGTAGGGTTGTGGGTATACGACTCTACCTACTAGGGTTTAAATACTTATTACTCAGGAATATTATGCATATGCAAGTAGGTTttcatcaacaaaaaaaaatttgggtcTATTCAGTTTAGAGGGATTTTGATCCATAGAAATATGGGAAGGGGAAGAATATAAATGTATGATCACATcaattcataggaattttctCAATAAGTTCgagtaaatgaaaatattcttatgtttttctttggtttATTGTACCTCATTCCTATAAACTAAATGATTTTCATAGAAATTAGTCAATAGGAATTCAATCTTGTTTTTCCTCAAAACGGAATAGGCCCTCAATGAGATCAGGGATGTACCGGTGTGTGTGCGAGGGTGTTTGCCaagtaatctaaaaaaaagagagagaatattATTAGATAATTGGAAAACTTTGTTTCAACAGAAGGTAGAGCAAGATGAAAATGCTACACTGTCTATTATCTATTTCCCGTAAAAAGAATTACAGGAAAAATGTCAAGATCACCATTTTTGGTCTTAACTTCATGTAAACAAGcactatattatattatctaGGAATGTCCAGAGAGCCAGGAAggcttttatgaaaaatagtaAGTTTGAGGGtgagcaaaagagaaaaaaagatcatGTAAAATGAGGTAAGTCATTAGcgtatgattaattgagtattaattattttatattttaaaacaattaatactattttttttatagatttttaaaacacACCATATCTCTATGAAAGCGAAATCATTCATCCTACCACATTCTACGTCATGTAAAAACAatcactttaaaaaaataaaaaaattaagtagtttttttaagaagatCATTTCTTTTCTCAATATGCCTATGCAGTACATCATTAGTTGTATATATCGTATTTTCTCTATGGGCAGGTACAGTCCAAATGAGCATGCTATACACGGATATATTACcagtaataattaaaaagcGTGTTCACAACCTTTTCTCGGCGTCGCTCAACGCAAGCGGGCCGAAAATAAGAGATGAACGAGGCGAAGTAGACCAggcaataattaaaaaaaaaaagaaaatggccCAGAGGAAGACTTTTTGGGTGTCCTGGGCTTGGAATCGGGTTGATCGAAGCAGTCACGGCCCAGTTATTGGTCATCCTAGGCCGGGCCACTTCCAAACCGATCTAGCGAGCCGAGCCACTAAGGCCCAACTAGCCCACTTTCGAGCCCAATAAGGCCCAGAGTtaatctcttcttcctctctctctccccttcgcTTCCGTTACAGTCCACACCCCCATTCCGAGGTGGaacccctcgccgccgcaccccccctctcctccccgcgaGGCGCCTCCGATCCCCAtcggccaccgcctcctccctcccgcggCCGTCTTGGTGCCCCCCCCCTTTCGCATGGCCGGACAGCCTCGGGAACGCGCGTCCCGCGCGGGCCGCAAGaaccgcgccgcgcgcgcgagcccggcctccgccgccgcggcggcggtggcggcggccgcccccTCGCCCGCCTCCGATCCCGATCCGTCCGGGGTGTCCGCGGGGGAGGACACGGCGCCGTGGGGACGCGCCACGGCGGACGAGCTGGAGGATCGGTTGCTGAGGAGGCTGGAGGAGGCctacgcggcggcgctggcgcgcCTCGCCGACCTCGGGTACTGCGATGAGGCCGCGCTCCACGCCGTGCTCCGCGCGGGGCACTGCTACGGGAAGCTCGGGGACCCCGTCGCCAACATCGTCGCGAACGCGCGCGTCTTCCTCTCCGACCCCGATCACGCCGGAGGGGCCGGTGGCTTCGCTGACCTCCGCCGCCTAGAGGAGTACTCCCTCGCGGGGCTCGTATGCCTCCTCCAGAGCAGCCGCCCCACCCTCTCCCGCGCCGAGGCCATGTGGTGCCTCCTCTCTTGTGATCTCCGCCTCGATCAGGCCATTTCGATGGGCGCCAACCTAAACGAGAAGCCCACTCCTGCAATCGCCTCCGCTGACGAGCTTCcccccaccgccgcggccCCCGGGCAGCGTGGCTACTGTCACTACCATACCACCACAGCCTCCGCTACCCCTGACACCACCCTGTTTGATCCTGATAACTTCATGCGACTCGCAATGCGGCAGGGCCCTGGCAGTGTTTCTGGTGTGATCTCCTGCATCAAGACCACCTGGTCACGGTCCAATGGTAGCGCACCAGATGCACAAGCGCAAACGAACCAGTCAGTTACAACGAAGCTCTCCACAGAGGAGATAATTGATTCTGTTGTGAAGGAGCTTAAGTTGCTTGACATAGACAAAAAAGACACGCCTGATGTGAAGCCTGACCCAAAGAATGAGATGGTGCGTGATCTTATAAAGCAGACACGGGAGATGGAGGCGCAGCTGAAGGAGCGAAAAGAGTGGGCGCAGCAGAAGGCGATACAGGCTGCTCGCAAACTTGGCACTGATCTCACTGAGCTGCGCGTGCTACGCATGCAGCATGATGAGAACCAGCGGCGCAAGAAGGATAAGCAAGAAATGGAA
This window harbors:
- the LOC107304891 gene encoding uncharacterized protein LOC107304891, whose product is MASGGGESMCRGRWVAVMVVLLLLCFHVAVVRAAASRAVVSRKANLSGRKGGLAAAEKMKPGKDGAGGVVDATVVRALKKKTVAAAAVKDQTGVLKQGKKLSSGGAITSEIATSRTPAAVAAVKTKLPKVNKVAAVKPKITSAAKLAKIGTEKLTEESRKEGQAAAVMKARKSPAAVALTLAEEDGAEDLISEFRELPARLQETLVPDLARLSSTSRAYLSAANAGIADGVRPLLGGRWAPVAATVASAAVLLLPLCLLAALVRRVGAYLPLLRRALLLAQAYLAIYFATLAVAAAATGLEPLRFFHAASPAAYAWTQAAQSLGYVAYLVLQMVDLVAAFSSREGAGGAGAGEEASSRALSLAQMLLGLAVGLHYYAAVFHRAAAGEAPRATWRVHAVYAACFVVVCACARAERRKKAYLTGAAEAWKKS
- the LOC102700456 gene encoding MND1-interacting protein 1 — protein: MAGQPRERASRAGRKNRAARASPASAAAAAVAAAAPSPASDPDPSGVSAGEDTAPWGRATADELEDRLLRRLEEAYAAALARLADLGYCDEAALHAVLRAGHCYGKLGDPVANIVANARVFLSDPDHAGGAGGFADLRRLEEYSLAGLVCLLQSSRPTLSRAEAMWCLLSCDLRLDQAISMGANLNEKPTPAIASADELPPTAAAPGQRGYCHYHTTTASATPDTTLFDPDNFMRLAMRQGPGSVSGVISCIKTTWSRSNGSAPDAQAQTNQSVTTKLSTEEIIDSVVKELKLLDIDKKDTPDVKPDPKNEMVRDLIKQTREMEAQLKERKEWAQQKAIQAARKLGTDLTELRVLRMQHDENQRRKKDKQEMEDETMKRLTQLENELKKKSGQLDRSNATVQKLEMENAEIRAEMEAAKLSASESERQCQKLVKKEKKDSKRLEMWDRQKAKLQEDIAECKTKITQADRELSEVNKAIRNMEMKIREDAKAREENLALAEQERTKRESAKANAERRLEEIRQKTEVESRCFKDDIKRLEDELARLQKSMGVNQPTVPSTHPPGVTDRNTARAPKQPSQRPSAASNKPQAPTQKMSRRRDCVVCKKEEACVILLQCAHQVLCVGCNKRHEEKGAVRCPCCNAKVDERIRVFGASSN